A stretch of the Buchananella sp. 14KM1171 genome encodes the following:
- a CDS encoding ABC transporter ATP-binding protein, producing MATTPIIELRKVHVSFRSRTGSIFLPNMVHAVDGISLSLMPGETIGIVGESGCGKSTTANVMCGLQAPTSGQVFFKGEEVTKRTPEDRRRMGRVVSVVFQSPATALNARMTVKDQLMDPLLVHKIGTPAERHARVRELIAMVGLPDSSLSALPGQLSGGQRQRVAIARALSLNPDVIIADEPTSALDVSVRAQILNLLTDLKSQLGLAMVFISHDIQTVRYVSDRIVVMNKGRIVEEGPAQQVLENPTNAYTRTLLGAAPSLLHPAKN from the coding sequence ATGGCTACTACTCCGATCATCGAGCTGCGTAAGGTCCACGTTTCCTTCCGCTCTCGTACCGGTTCGATCTTCCTGCCGAACATGGTTCACGCCGTTGACGGGATCTCCCTGTCGCTGATGCCGGGGGAGACCATCGGCATCGTGGGCGAGTCCGGCTGCGGCAAGTCGACCACCGCGAACGTGATGTGCGGCCTGCAGGCCCCCACCTCCGGGCAGGTGTTCTTCAAGGGCGAGGAGGTCACCAAGCGCACGCCGGAGGACCGCCGCCGCATGGGCCGCGTGGTCTCCGTGGTGTTCCAGTCGCCGGCGACGGCGCTGAACGCCCGCATGACGGTCAAGGACCAGCTGATGGACCCGCTGCTGGTGCACAAGATCGGCACCCCCGCCGAGCGGCACGCCCGCGTCCGCGAGCTGATCGCCATGGTCGGTCTGCCGGACTCCTCGCTGAGCGCCCTGCCGGGCCAGCTCTCCGGTGGTCAGCGCCAGCGCGTGGCTATCGCCCGCGCGCTGTCCCTGAACCCGGACGTGATCATCGCTGACGAGCCGACCTCGGCGCTGGACGTGTCCGTGCGCGCCCAGATCCTCAACCTGCTGACGGACCTGAAGTCCCAGCTCGGTTTGGCGATGGTTTTCATCAGTCACGACATCCAGACCGTCCGCTACGTCTCGGACCGGATCGTCGTCATGAACAAGGGACGGATCGTGGAGGAGGGACCCGCCCAGCAGGTGCTGGAGAACCCCACCAACGCCTACACCCGCACGCTGCTCGGTGCGGCCCCCTCCCTGCTCCACCCCGCTAAGAACTAA